The Acidobacteriota bacterium DNA segment TGCGAGCCACCTACCGCTACCACGTGCGCATGGACGACGACTGGCAACTCGATGTCTCGGGCCAGGTCTGCCTGGTACGCGCCCCGCCGTTGCGGGCCAGCCTGCCCCCGGCCTTCGATTCCGCCAGCGTCGAGAAGCACACCCAAAACGGCTGGCTGCGCTACGACGCCCAGCAACAGCTCGACCAACTCGAGCGCGACCTCACGGCCCTGCTCACCGAGAGGGCCGACGACCCGGACCATCTCAAGCTAGCCCGCGAAGAAGCCCGCAAGACCATCGCCCAGTTCGTCCACCGCTTTCTCCTCCAACAGAATCAATGGGGCCCGGACCATTTCCGCGCCATCATCGTAACCTTCCCCGACGACCCCGCCGATTCCGCACCCTACCGCCTGGGTATCGCCCTGACCCTGGAATCTCCCGATTAATTCAGCCTATCCGACTCATCTCACATCATCGGCGTTGGGCACGATAAGCGTGATTCTGATAATATGGGTACCCATATGAAAACGACAATCGATATTGCTGACGGGTTACTGGTCGAGGCCAAGAAAGCAGCTCGGGAAAACCAGACGACGTTGCGAGCTCTCGTGGAGGAGGGACTACGGAGCGTTCTGAAGAAGAGGTGCAAGCCCGTGGAATTCCAGTTGCGAGACGCCAGCGTCAAGGGGCAAGGGCTGCATCCCGACCTGGACGAAGGATCATGGGAGAAGATTCGCGGCAAGATCTACCGAGGGCGCGGAGCATGATCGCCGTCGATACAAACATTCTGGTTTACGCACATCGCCAGGACTCGCCATGGCACAAACAAGCGGCCGAAGTCGTACGCCGTTTGGCGCAGTCACCCGATGCCTGGGCCATTCCGTGGAGTGTCCTGCACGAGTTTCTTGCAATCGTTACCCACCCACGTATCTACCGACCGCCTACGCCGCTGCCCGCGGCGGTCGATCAAGTGTCGGCTTGGCTCGAATCTCCCAGCCTGGTTCTCCTGACCGAATCGCCTGCATACTGGCGCCATCTCCAGCACACCCTGGAGCAGGGCCAAGTCTCCGGCCCCCGAGTACACGACGCCCGCATCGCCGCTCTCTGCGCCGACCACCAAGTCGATCAACTTTGGACTTTCGACCGGGACTTTTCACGTTTCCCAACCCTCACCCCCCACAACCCCCTCATCAACACCTAAACGCCCCGAAGCTTGTGCCCTCTGCGGGTTCTGCTTTGGGATCAGGTGAAGTTGTGGCTGTAAGTTGTTTATTTTCAGCAGTTTACAATTACAGGCAAAACCGAGTGTAGACGATTTCTGCCCAGAATTTGCAGATTTCCCACCCGTTGGCTGGGCGCAAACTCCCTATTTCCGGGCTTTTTGCCGCCGAGTTTCTGACCGTTTCTGACCTAAAAGCAGAAAACATTCGCCGGATAGCCCGAGGCCAAGGCCTCACTGTGCTGGCGCTTGGCGAAGTCTTTCGCGAAGGAATCCCGGACGGATGGTCGGATGATCGGAGTAAGGACCAGATCTGATTTCAGAGGAAGAGCTTGGACGAAATGATGGTTGCTCGTGGTGGCAGCGGGCGGGTCGTGACCACAGGAGGTCGTTGCAAGCCGGGGACGCGGGCACTTCTCCTGTT contains these protein-coding regions:
- a CDS encoding DUF2191 domain-containing protein, producing MKTTIDIADGLLVEAKKAARENQTTLRALVEEGLRSVLKKRCKPVEFQLRDASVKGQGLHPDLDEGSWEKIRGKIYRGRGA
- a CDS encoding TA system VapC family ribonuclease toxin — translated: MIAVDTNILVYAHRQDSPWHKQAAEVVRRLAQSPDAWAIPWSVLHEFLAIVTHPRIYRPPTPLPAAVDQVSAWLESPSLVLLTESPAYWRHLQHTLEQGQVSGPRVHDARIAALCADHQVDQLWTFDRDFSRFPTLTPHNPLINT